DNA from Elaeis guineensis isolate ETL-2024a chromosome 2, EG11, whole genome shotgun sequence:
GATGAGCTAGTAGTTATATTGAACAAAGCTCAAGTTAAACCTAGGCTGGATTGCTTTAGATCTAAAACAAAGCAGCCTATTGGTCATTACCATATAGTCTAAAGGTTTATTTAAAACTAAACAACTGGGAAGTTAGCATCTCCAGAGCTTCTATATTTCGAACTAATCCTGGTTAGGCTTGGACCTAGACATCTAAAGATCTATGGTTAAGATGCATTATTCTTCATTAAAATACATATTAcatttatataaaaatagatatatatagataaattattatctatttaacatattatttattataatttaagaataattggAGTATGTTAGGCTATATCGTGAGCTACCgtatattgatcaatttataGGTTAAATTTTAAGCGGGGAACTTGAAAGTTGTTGCGCGTTCGGTTTTTCCGCGTGCGCCCCGCACGTGTCAGAAACCGCGGGCAACGCGGCGAACCAAATCGCGACGCGGCACGTTCCCACGGGCCccacgtccccgatcccagctaCCTTTCCCGTTTAGACCTCCATGCCCTTCCACCGCGCACGGTTAAGTGCGCCCAAACAAGGGCATTCCCGTAATTCCACATTCCGGTAAAGGGCATTACCTGGCCTTCCCATTCGTCAAACCAAagccaataaaaatatattttatgctcaccgtaatatccaaaataaaaaaaaataataataaacttTCCCATCACCGTCACCATCCACCCGTCCATTCCCATCAATCCCAGATAACTCATCGCCAATCTCCACGCACCTCCCAATAAAATATTTCCAAAGTTTCTACATACGtacgtctatatatatatatatgtgcagtCACGCTTACTCTCCTTCGCGACACCAATGCCTCAATCCATTCACCTCCTCGTCGTCCTTCTCCTACTCTTATCGTACTCCGCGGTCGCGGAGGCCGGCGGAGGATGGGCGCCGAGATTCCGGGAGGCCCCCCAGTTCTACAACTCGCCAGGCTGCCCCCCTCCTCTTCCGCCCTCCTCCGCCGCGGCCTGCTCGCCGTCGGCGATGGTCCACGTCGCCATGACCCTCGACGTCGCGTACCTCCGCGGGTCCCTGGCCGCCATCCTCTCCGTCCTCCAGCACACCTCCTGCCCGCAATCCGTCCAGTTCCACCTGGTGGCCTCCTCCTCCATCGCCGAGCTCAACGCCACCATCGCcacctccttcccctccctctccttTCGGATCTACCCCTTCGACGACTCCCACGTCTCGGGTCTCATCTCCACGTCGATCCGCTCCGCGTTGGACCGCCCGCTCAACTACGCGCGGTCGTACCTCGCGCGTTTGCTCCCCGACTGCGTCCGCCGCGTGGTATACCTCGACTCCGACCTCATCCTCGTCGACGACATCGTCGCCCTCGCCTCCACCCCGCTCCCCGACGGCATCGCCCTGGCGGCGCCGGAGTACTGCAATGCGAATTTCACCTCGTATTTTACGCCATCTTTTTGGTCCAATCCGGCGCTCTCCATGGCGTTCGAAGGGCGGAAGGCTTGCTATTTTAACACCGGGGTGATGGTGATGGATCTGGGGAGGTGGAGGGAAGGGGGGTACACGGAGAGGATAGAGGAGTGGATGGAACTCCAGAAGCGGATGCGGATCTACGAGCTGGGGTCGCTGCCGCCGTTCCTCTTGGTGTTTGCGGGTCGGATCGCGGCGGTGGAGCATCGGTGGAACCAGCACGGGCTCGGGGGGGACAACTACCGGGGGTT
Protein-coding regions in this window:
- the LOC105060066 gene encoding probable galacturonosyltransferase-like 1; amino-acid sequence: MPQSIHLLVVLLLLLSYSAVAEAGGGWAPRFREAPQFYNSPGCPPPLPPSSAAACSPSAMVHVAMTLDVAYLRGSLAAILSVLQHTSCPQSVQFHLVASSSIAELNATIATSFPSLSFRIYPFDDSHVSGLISTSIRSALDRPLNYARSYLARLLPDCVRRVVYLDSDLILVDDIVALASTPLPDGIALAAPEYCNANFTSYFTPSFWSNPALSMAFEGRKACYFNTGVMVMDLGRWREGGYTERIEEWMELQKRMRIYELGSLPPFLLVFAGRIAAVEHRWNQHGLGGDNYRGLCRDLHPGPVSLIHWSGKGKPWARLDAGRPCPLDAIWAPYDLLQSPFSIDDS